From the Haliaeetus albicilla chromosome 6, bHalAlb1.1, whole genome shotgun sequence genome, the window CTCCCTAGAGATACCTTTGCTTTCTACTTCCATTGGCTCATCTGGTCTCTCCTTCATCTCCGgttcctctacttttttttcatctgcttctgTGGGGTTCACCGGGGATTTTGCTTCCTGTGGTGGCGTCTCCACAGGTTGGGCACACTGCTGAGGACAGAAATCAATGAGAAGCGAGGTAAAGCAGTGCATGGCAACAGAAGACAGTCACAGCAGTCTGGAAAGCAAAGACACACAAAACTGTCAGGCCAATTCTGAGGACCTGAGAACTATCCTTAACTATCATTCCAAGAGCTCACCTCTGTCTCAGCAGCTGAGTAACACAGAAGAAGGGGCAGAAGTAGAGATGTTTCCAAGTGCATGAGGCAAACAAGCAACCCAACACTCACCTCCATAGGGACCTCTGTTTCAGtagcagcagcactgagctcTTTCTCTGGTTCAGATGACTCTCCTTGCTCCTTAGCACTGGCTCCTTCTTCTACTTTTATTCCTTCCTCTGTGTGTTCCACAtcccagagcagcacagcagacaAAAGAAGAGAAGTCATCAGTAGGGTCTTTCCCTCACTGTTACCAAGCACACATCTCCTTTGCTCCCAGAGACTAGGCCCATCAAAATGGGACCAACACCACTCAAGATGACCTGCCCTTTCCAGCCCACTTGAAATGCTGggcttctcttctccctgaTGTCAGCTCATCCATGGAAAGCTAGTGTCCTCTCTTGCCTTTAAGGGCTTGCCACATGTCTTTGGCAGCCCTCCTAACATGAGAGGTAAGTTGATCTGCGTCCACCCCCAGACCCCACCACCACAGCTCCGGTGAGGGGAACAGCCAGGATGAGGTCAGGACGCAGGACTGTACAAGAGGGGAGCTCTCACCGGGTGGAGGGACAGGGGCAGGCGTATTTGGCTGCGTATCGCCTGGTGTCGAAGGAGTTGGAGTTTTGGGAGAGGGCGAGCTTGGCTGCGAAAGTTTCTTGTTCTCCTCTATCTCTGCCAGTTCTGGCATACTCCAACGGCCATTCACATGCTCAAACTCCTGTACCTGCacaagaaggagagaaagacaTCATCATCGGAGGAGTCACACAAAGCTTGTCCTCAAACCACAAGAGACAGACCACTCAGCACACGACAAAAATAGGTGTGAAAGGAGCTCAGGATGCCAGTGACTACAAGTTCTATGAAAAGCAAAGGCTACATTGCTCTGCTAGGCGCCTTACCTTTTTGCGTATAAGTGACATAACCCCAATGCGAGTAAGGACATGCTGTCGAGAAAGACCTTCCCGTGGGACCCCATCCGCAAAGGTCTCTGCACCATCAGCGCCAGGTTCACATAAATGGCGCATAAACAGTGAGACGTAGGCCCTGGAGCAGTTAAGAGTCAAGCAGTTAGACTATAAACCAGGTTAGCTGCAGACATGCATTGTCAGACCCCTTCCAACACATAAGGGAAACCACTGCAAGACTCCTAACCCAGAGTAACACAAGTTCTGGGGTTGGGTTTCAGGCTCCTTTAAGGGAGAAGTTCCTGACAAGAATTACTACATGGATAAAGGACACACAGCTGACTCAGAGTCTTGAGCCAGAAACAACCGTAAGCCCAAAAAGGACTCAGGGAGAGTATTCATTACATGCTTGCATGGCCATGCTACTCCTCTAAAAGCATTTACTTTTGGTGACCGATGAGTCCAAGGAAGAGAACTAGGCACAAGCCCCTAGTCTCTTCCAGCTTATACTTCATTCCCCCACATAAAATCAGCTAATACATTAAAGGAAATGTAGTCTCTAAGGAAAGGCCCAAAAGGCCCAATTCTCATTCTTCCCCAAAGGGTCTAGATGTTGCCAGTCTTCCACCCCTGCCTAATGCAGACTCACTTGAACTCTTTCTCTGACTTGCCACGGAGGTCCCGAACAAGCCACTGAGTGGTGAAGGCATCCTGAGGTGGCATTCCATAGCGCATGATAGCATTGAGGAAGGCTTTCCGCTGGCGGGCATTGAAACCCAAGACCTAGAATGGAGGAGAAGACAGACAGATACAGCAAGAGCCATACAGAAGCAGCTAGGATGCAAATGCCTGCCCTGGTACTACTTACCTCAATGTTCCCTCCCACACGGGCAAGTAAAGGAGGCAGAGGCTTATCCTTATCATTTCTCAGGCCTTTGCGGCTAGGCCGACGAGCTGCTGAAGAGAGAAATGCAGCTAAGGAGGAGAGACAATGCACAGCATATTGTTGTGTGAATATTTCCCTTGCAGAACAGCACCACAAAGTGTATAAATCACCCAAATCAAGTCCCAGCTGTTTCCACACTCAGAGAAAGTGACCCAGGAACTCTGGCTTCACCAGAACTTACCTTCAGACCTCTCATCAAAGTCCTCATCTCCTTCTTCAGAAGCAACTGAATAGTCTGACTGATTATCTGACTGGTCATCCTGCcagtctgaaagaaaaacagcacgTGAGCCTGAGACGCTACTCCGTTACTTCCCAGCAACATATACTTACACCCATTTCTCCCTCAGGTTCCTGTGGATTTGTACCTCTATCCTCCTGTGAGCCATCATTGTAGTTAACTTGCTTGCGAATACGTTTGCCCTTGCCCAGATTCCTGGCCAGATCTTCCTGTTGCTGTTCATAATGGTGACGCAGTAGCTTCTCCCAGTAATCAGGATCCACTGACTCCTCCTGCTTAATGATCTCCCGTTcaacctcctcttcctcctgccacaGAGAAGTAACAAATTTAGATCCCTATGCTCCAGATCCCAACCTGCCTGAGCAGATGTATGTCTGCTCACCCTTAAAAGCATCAGACCTCAGCCTGCTTAAATGATCTTCCATCATCCAGGAGAAGATACTAGCTGACATCCACCTCATACTCACCCCCATCTCCTCTTCACGAACCACATACTGGGCCACCTTGAAGGAGCTGAGATACTCATTCATGCCCTGAAGTTCTGTATCTTCCGTTTCATCCTGGTTCCGATCCAACAGACGCTCAATTGCTTTATCATCATAGTGGATGACACTGCTGTCCTCACCTTCTTTGTTATCCCCTGAGGCAAGAGCACAGACACAGTTGCTGTGTGGCTCTCAAGGGACTAGGAAAGGGACTGCCACCCTAGACCTCTCTGTAGAGCTATAATCAGCACTGTGCCTACAGTCACTCGCTAAGTAAGGAGCCAGACCTCCCCACCTCCTTCAGTTCTACTCCCAGGCACTCACCCCCCTCAGTAGCCTCATCCTTGAAGAGCTCTTCAGTGCCAAATTTGAGAATGTCATCAAGTTCCTGTTTGGACATGGAGCCTGTCTTGGAGCCCAACCCTGGTCTCACTACCAGATGAGTTAGCATCATTTTCTTCTTGGCCACCTGAGTGATACGCTCCTCCACTGAGGCCCTTGTCACAAAGCGGTATATCATCACTTTCTTGTTCTGTCCAATTCTGTGTGCACGACTGAAGGCCTAGAAAAGAGATGCGCTCAGAACAGTCTAGAGCTACACAAGTAGTAGTCTGATACACCCCGCCTACCTCCACAAGTTTCCCAGTTGCCTTCATGGTGGCTCTTAACATCAGTGAAGGCTGGGCCCTGGAAGAACCCTCCACTATTTCACTTCCCATCCTCACTGCTCTAATTTTGCTTCACTTCTAAAGGGGAACTCTCACATTCCTTCACTCCTCCTGATGAGTTCACTTCCCCTCTTCCTCAGGGTTACTCCACAGTGAGTGGTCTCATTCAGACTCACCTGGATATCATTGTGGGGGTTCCAGTCTGAATCATAGATAATCACAGTATCTGCTGTGGCCAAGTTAATACCAAGACCCCCAGCTCGAGttgaaagcagaaagcagaactgCTGAGCACCAGGAGCTTAGataaaaagagagaacaaaagtAATCAAGGGTGAGTGCATTACTCAAACAAGGATTTCTATCTGATCCACATCACCTGAGGGGGAATCGCTACTAATTTAAGATTCCAGGAGAGCAATGGAAGACTTGGGCCACAACAACCCCATGTTGACCGCTAAGCACATACAAGgcaacagttttcattttgcaaagaaagTAGGAGGATCCATACCATTGAAGCGATCAATAGCTTCCTGACGCATGTTCCCTGTGATTCCTCCATCAATCCGCTCATATTTGTACCCTTCGTGTTCCAAAAAGTCTTCCAGAAGGTCCAACATTTTAGTCATCTGCGTAAcagaaaaacaccaccacaaaagAGTGAGGGACAAGGTGATACCAGATCAACAGGCTCCTTTATCATTATCAGAAAAAGAGTTCCCAGCCTTAAGGTTTTCCCCCATATACCTGAGAGAATATGAGCACCCTGTGACCTCCTTCCTTCAGGTTCTTTAACATCTTCtggagcagcaacagctttccagagGCTCGAATAAGAGCACTCCCATCATACATGCCATTTGGCATTTTTGGAGCTTCctgagaagaagagaaaaggagtaaggggtggaggaagaaaaaagcttgaAGGGATGTAACTTGGTCTTGGTCCCTAGCTGTGTCCATCAGATGCTGACTCACATCTGGTCATTTAGCTTGGCACAACCACAATGTGTACCACATGGAACACCAGTGCTACCCTGTGCCTCCTTCTCTTGCGGTTTGACTCCTAGATGCCCTCCTTTTCCTTACTGACTTAGTCTCGACTCTTACCGTCTTCACCATCTTGCATGAGTCACAACGTAGCTCCTACCTGTCATACAAAGatactggaaaaggaaaggccTTCCAGAATGTTGGGTCTACAATAACAACAGgatgaaaaaaaacacagaagcagaaagagaggaaggggaaCCCCTCCATGCTTTGCTAGGGAGCTAACTGGATCCCCAGAAACAGCCAGCAGGGAATTTGCTTATACAGAATAAGTGACTGGACATACCATAGCAGCCACAGGAAAGAGGTAGGGGTGGTTACAGCACTTCTTCAGATCCATAACAACATTGAGCAAGGAGACTTGGTTACCACCACCCCGTGCATTCAGTGCCTCAAAGTTTCTTgtcaaaatgtatttgtaatatttcctgaaaagaaaacaaaacaaaaaccaagtcAGACACCCCTCATAGAATAACAAACATACTCTCTTGCTAAACTCTGCACAGCTCCTGGCATTACCTGCCAGCTACCTAGGCTCTGCCAGTGGCATTCACTATCTCTTTATCCCTTACATCAGAGCACAGGATTAGTCCTCCCTCTGCTATAGCAGCAGCAAGAAATCTTCCTCCTATCCACTGTGTAGAAAGCCCTATAGTGAGGATGAGGCTGTTTCTGCATCCTCTTTGAAACAGTGGCAGAACAGAGCAACAGTAGTTTAAGCAGCAGGTGCTCTCTTCATCCTCACACTCACTTCTGCATggggctcaactccactctgACAATGAGTTCAGTCTTAGATGGCATATTCTTGAATACATCAGCTTTGAGACGCCTCAGCATGTGTGGGCCCAGCATGTCATGCAGTTTCTTGATCTGATCTTCCTTGGCAATATCTGCAAACTCTTCTAGGAAGCCCTCCAAGTTactgcagagaaacagacaCTCAGCAAAAGCgacaaaggaaaaagagcaaaaaaaatgaggaagggGATAGGAGTGACAAGACAGGCAGGCTGACTTGCACTGCAAGACATACTGGAATCTCTCTGGTGTCAGGAAGTTCAGCAGGTGGAACAGTTCTTCCAGGTTGTTCTGCAGGGGAGTTCCTGTAAGCAGCAGCTTGTGCTGGAGCGAGTAACCGTTGAGCACACGGAAGAACTGGGAAGTAGAGAGCAGGGAAGAaatggtgggggaaaaaaaccaaaacaacagatCACATGAACTTGTCTAAGGCTTATTAAGTCACAAgcctacaaaaaaaataatttctcctagaaaaaaaagttgacaCCAAGCTAGGGCTCAATTTAGATCACATCAGCTGTTTAGACAAGAGCTCCAAGTAGTTCACATTCCAGTCAGGGTCACTAGACTGATCTCATTTGGATCATTGTTCTGCATACCTAAAACATGACTGTAGCAAATCCTACAAGCCATCAGGTGCTGGTAGGGTTCCTTTGCTCTTTTAAGTTACAAGCTCTTTCAGACCACCAATAATTTCCAGACTGCTATACTACGTACTTTTTCTTGCTAAATTAGTGTTCCACATTCTTACAACTACTCCGCCTTGAGAATTCTAGAAATAGCTAAGTCACTCTTCCTATTCATATCAATCCTGGCAATGTTCCAGAGCTCTGAacaagcagaggagaaaaagagctAAGGGTTTGCCAATCTGTCTTTAAAGTAATTTGTGCTGGTTTTCACAACAATGAAGTAATTCCAGACAGAGGTATTGAGCAGTTAAAGTACTGAACCGAAAAGCACAAGTGTACCACGTTCAGCAGCACAAATTAACAATAAGgcagtaatttatttattagctTGGCCAtttctttgcttattttacACTTAGCACAATACAAGGTCAAATTTAATATAAGTAGCTTGTACTAGgtggcaaacaaacaaacaaaaaaaagagaaacccaCCACCACCTATGTTTTGGTTATCACAGCAGAAGGATCCTTCTAGTGGCCTCCACAGGGATTTATCTTTCTACATAGTTACAGACAAAAAACATTCTTATTTTGGAATCAATGATTATATCTGCAAAACTTTGGTAGATAACCATAATCTGTCAAGAAGCATCTGACCTGTTTTGCAGCGAAACGTCTGAAGCTGTCCTTAGGGGACAGGAAGCTGCTCAAGAAAAAGGTAGATTTAATGGTCTTGGTGGATAACCAATTGTAACTATTAGTCATAGAGCAACCTTGAGCCTTTACATCCTTTTTCAATTTATGAATATTAATAGTAAGCATTCATTACTGCTTCCAATAATTTCAATGCTAAGCATAGAATGGCATCCAGTCTTAGTGCCTACAATAAAAAAGATCTGGAAATTGGACTGCAAGCACAGCTGTGATGTCTCAGAAAGATGCCTCATGCCAAGATCCAAAAAgctaaagccatttaaaaaaaaagagaaaagaagaaatcaagaagcaatttttttttacacagtcTCCAAGAACCTCTAAAACCAGATTTCCAATAACAATTGTTTTTAGCCTAGTCAGCACTAGAACCCAGCTGGAGACAGAAAAAATCGATATCAGAATTAAGGCACAAGGGATTAGGGAGGGGCTGGATTAAGAAAGTATAGTCAAGCCTACTGAACTCAAAAAAGCTTAGTTAAGGTACAGCCTCATATAAAAGCAGCTATATAGCTTTCAGCATCTACTCAGACATTTTTGAACACCTCTGTCCACCTCTCCAATTCCTATAACATCTAATTAGTTCTGCTACAAAGCTAGATGAATGCAGACAGCAAGCCTACTCTGGAAGCAGGACAATTATGCTCATGCAGCTTGTTTTATGCTCAGTATAGTAAACCTTTCCAGAACAGAGGCGGCACAGATATATGATCTGCTTTCAGAGAAGCCAGTCTGTATTTGAGAGCAACAACAGCATccaggtttttctgttttccagtctACACCAACTGCCTATTCACCCAGAGAGAAAGCTGTTTTAACCAGTGATATGTATAAAAGTGAAGTTGTTGCCAATGATAATCAATCTTCAAATGAAggctgttgatttttttttgttaaagaatgCATCAAATTTACTAATGAACTCATGACTAAAGAGTTAGCAGACAAACTTATGTGCTTAGGAACAGCTACCTAAACTCCTGAACACTCTCTGCCCATGCCCCCCTGCAACATATGCCATGCCTATAAACCACCTATGCTTCTCTGTACCTTAGACTGATTGTTCTTCAGTCTGTGAGCTTCATCCACAATGAGACAGGCCCAGTCAATAGAGCCTAGTATGGCCATATCAATTGTGATCAGTTCATAGGAGGTGAGAAGCACGTGGAACTTCACAGCAGCCTccttctgcaaaggaaaaagatgaaCATGGTAATGGGATAGGGGAATGCCCCAGGACAAAAGTAGATGCAGTGTTTCTCCAGCAAGTTATTCTGATGAGCCCTGGTCAAACAGCACATCAGAAACTTTTCACACCCACAGTTTCCTGTCACAAGATTCAAAATGCTACCCAAACCATTCTAGCCTTTTAATCCCCCATTTCTCTCTTAACACATAAGTCTCCTCAACCCCCTCAGTACCTGCTACTTCTGGACAGTTGCCAAATGTTGTAACAGAGAAGTTTAACAAATAAGCATCAAATAGAGGCATGTTAAGGAAATGAGATTTGGAGAACAGTGGCTCATCAAAAAGCTAAGACTTAAAAAAGGTAAGTAGTTTATCATGGAACTTTAAATTACTGTTAGTATTTAATGCAGTTCAATTTCAAGGGAAGCAAAGAAGTCCCAGCTATCTCTGCCACTGGAAAAGCTTTAGCTCCCATCTTGCTTCTACCAGGAAGACTAAAGTTCTACAAAAACTAGCCCCCTAGATCAGGCTCTTCACTCCTGTCAGGGCAAAGAATGCCATTTCTCAGATGTCTAGGTATGGCCTCACTGTCTGTAATCTCTGAGGAACCGGCTAAGTTCACACTTCTTTGTATGTTTGTCTTATTCATAGAGTGGCAATTCTGACATTGACTTAGATCTGTAGAAGTGATGCGCAACTTCACAGATTAAGTAGAAGAGATAGAGGGACTTGCCTATGGTCAGTATTACCTTAGTCAACTCTTTTTTCAGTACTAAATTAGTTCAGACTAGTAGGAGTGTTTAAGCAGTCTAGAACGGGAGCCTAAATGCCCACTAGTCATCAATTTGCAGTTATTTCCCCTTGGAAACTACACGCATAATCAGTTCCCAGAGTATCTGAATCTCAGCTGCCAAAAGCCAGTCCAGTGCATCTCTTCTTTCAGTTCAGGCTTGCATTACAGCAGAGTTCTGTACCTTCATTCTGGATGCTTTTTTGCCTCCACGTATGGCATTATCCTCAAATGTGAACTCATTCTCACGGATAATGGCTCGGCTATCTTTGTCCCCAACGTAGGTCACTACATACATATCTGGGGCCCACATCTCAAATTCTCGTTCCCAGTTGATGATTGTGGACAGCGGGGCACTCACCAAGAAGGGACCCTTTGAGTGGCCCTACAAATAGAGTCAGTAAGAGCATTAGATGAATGCAACCACTAACACAGGCAGCATCTCCCTGGGTAGTGATCTCCCAGCTCTCACCTCTTTGTACAAGGAATATAGGAACACAGCTGTCTGCACAGTCTTTCCCAGACCCATTTCATCAGCCAAGATTGTATCTGTGCCCTGGGCCCAGGAGAAGCGCAGCCAGTTCAGTCCTTCCAGTTGGTAGGGATGCAAGGTCCCCCCTGTTACATCGAGGTACTCTGGTTGCCGGTCATATTTCACTGTTGGCTacagtagggaaaaaaaggaagagttgaGATCCTTTACCTTAGCTAGGCAACTACCAAGACTCCCTTCCCAGCCACCCATATATTCCCTACTGCAGATGAGACTTCACAGATGACAACCAGACTAGCACCAGACAAAATTCCCAAATGGCCAAAGGTATCAACcaaaaagccctttttttttgtgaaatccTTTTGCCAAGAGCCAGCCAGCATCTCACCCAATGGACAAGATGGGCCTTTGTCTGAAGGCTCTATAACCTCTTTGTTCTTTGGGCCAGGAAGGAACTCTAAACCATATGGCTCTTCACTCTTCAGTTTCCCATTTAcctgcctccctccccaaaGTAAGCAACTGTATCAGGTGGTTCCTAAGCAATAAACAGTAACTTACATCTACTGTGGGAGTCTCAGGGGGCCTTTCCAGTTTCCGCATCTTCACTTTCTTTAACTTCTTACCAGGCCTGCCCTCTTCACCTCTCATCAGCTCCCTATGCAGACAGAGTCCCAAGAATGTGCAAGTTTAATGGCTTTTGTAACGGATCAAGGGAAAACTACTGCAAAGAACAGGAGGGTGATCACCCAACTCAAATAGGCTCAAGAGAACAGGGCTGGAACTTTCATGAATTGGTGGTGGAGAGGCACAAGGTCCCTGCCCAAAGGAATAAGGAGTCAGCAACAAGAAGATGCTTCTTTGCTATTATCTCCATATATTAATCCAGCCAGTGCTAGGGGCTGACATACTCCAGTGTTTTCTcttgagggaagggaaaggaacaCCACCTCTAGATACTTGTCTTACCTGTGATTCCAGTAGGCTTGCTTGTAGAGGTCATAATCTTGGATGTCCACATCTTCACTTTCCCAGGATGCCTGGTCATAAGGTAGGTCTCTCCATTTAATCAAATAGTGGACATTCCCCTTCTTATCCACACTGCAGAAGAAACCAGTCAGTCTTAAGCACAGTGAAATGACAGTATTCACCCAATCCTCTCAaatgggagaggggaaaaggattCCTTGATGaagcaacagaaacagaagaacagcGTCTGTCATACCAAAGGAGCTCCTGCTGTTTCCCCCAGTCATATTGCAGTTTACCTTATCCATTCTCCCTTAGCCCTGCTTAAGGTCTTTGCTGAAAATCCCTTTGCTACTTCCCCTACCTATGGTTAAGGATCCTGTGGATCATCATCCACTCGGGCTTGATCCCATATCGATAGAAGCGCTCCTCCATCTCAGCATATTTGGGGtccttgttttttctctttcggcttttctcctcttcccctccaaaGTCCCCTGAGGGTGGCTCATCCATATCATTTTTGCGTTGGTAGTTACGAAACATGACCTGGCAGTGCAGCTCCAGCTGGAGCCAGGACAGAAGCAGTTAGTAGGTGTTTTCCCCTCAACCAACCAACATACCTCCCCACAACTATCCACCCTTATGATGTGGTTAGAGTCCTCCGCTCACCTGCAACTCTGACACCCATGAGCAGTGCCAGTAGGACATGCCCTGCCACTTGACAAAGAACTGCCTTTCAGGCCGACCCTCCAGAGGCTTAGGGGGAGGAGCATTAGGGTCTGCATCAGGTGGACGTGGTGGCGGGGGGCCAACCGGGGGCTGACCCCATTTCCAGATCAGGATCTTCTGCACCTTTCCTTTCAAAGCTGGGCACTGAAAAGTTAAACAAAGCTTGTTACATCAGAGTGTACATACTCTTAACACACAAGCACCAAGTAGCAGAAACATACAGAGTCACAGTTCTCTTCCTTCATTACAGCTTGGACTTGGAAGCTTTCATCCTCTTATCTCCAGCATTTCTTTGAGCTTTCTCCagtttgtcttttcttcctagGACTGACAAACCCCAAACTGAATTCTGTATCTCAATTTAGTTGTCTCCCCAGGGCCACACCAATTCAGAAATTCTacaggaaatacagaaattgcTAGGCTTTATGAGCCCAGTAGTCTATCCAACCACAACTCCATTGAAAGTTtgtagagaaaatattttgctgtagAACTAATCAGCCCAGCACAGGGATATGTCCTGAAGCAGCTTCTTTTGTTCATCATCTTAAAAGTCCTTATCACCTAATGAAAGTACCTAACACCATTTATAATACTTCATTTCAAGAACTTCCTGGAAAAGTGTGACATTTCTCCCAACCATCTACTACAAAAGGGCTTGGCATTACAGAGCTTGCAGTGCAAAAAAACTGTTTGGCTCAgcatcaaagtattttttttaagcactggaTTTGCTTGCACTCATTGTCCTGCTTCTACGTACATACAGGATCCAAGAAAATTAAGCCTTTGGCATCCTGAACCCAAAACTGCACAACTACTCAGCACATGGGCAAACCTCATGAGACTCAATGCTGTAaccctgtgctttctgctgtCTGGAGAAAGCAGCCAATCGACAAGGTGCAATCCAGCCACAAAAAAATCAGCCCTCGCTGTTTCATGACAAAAGTGTGAGACGACATAGACTCTTCCGAAGACTAATCATTTCTGGGAAAATATGATGATCCAAGGGGATTAGATTGATCATCTCTTGTAACAATAGGAGAATGGTACTAGCAGAAACTCACAGTGCAACGAGGACACAGCCACTCTCCATTAGGAATCTCTGGCAATGGGGGATTCAGACAGTGGATGTGATAGGATGAAGGACAGGCatcacagcacagcagctctcCTCCATCCTTGCAGACTCTACAGAACTCCATATGATGGtcatcctcttcctcagcaTCCCCCACAACATCTTCCAGGATTTCCTCACCTTCAGAGTTATCCTCTTTTGCTTCCCACTGAATGCCCTCTTTTTCCTACAGGAGAGGGAAATCAGAAAACCGAAGTCACACATTTGTGATTATTTTATGACCGCAGAAGAACGGCCCCAAGTCACTTGACATCCCCCTCCATGATCTCTTGCACAGTGTGGGGGAATCCAGTACTTACACAGTGTGGGCAGCTCCATTTGCCCTCTGGGGCTTTCTCCATGTCTGGGTCCAGGCAAACCATGTGGTAGGCACGAGGGCAGGTATCACACAGTATAatttctcctccctgctggCACACCTCACAGTAGTCCTGGTGATCAGTCTCATAGCCATCCACAGCCACTGTGGAGTCCTCCTCACCTGCAGAGGGTGGTGAGGAGTTACAGCAGTACAAGCCACAGGTACAGGCTTCCTATAGCAAGGGAGGGTACTCACCCCACAGCCTATGTAGTAATATAGAGATCCAGAATCCAAAACTCTTGCTCCATCTATGTAAGTAAATAGGGCAGGGAGCAAGAGCAAAACAAGCCCCTTTGTGCCTCCTTCCACCCATGAAATTAAAGGTGTAGCTGAGGCCAGGAAAACTCAGCACTGTGTCTGTTCCCCTACCAAGGTAAGAAAGAACTCCTGAAAACCttttccttattaaaaataacatcaggTTCTTCCTTCACAAACAATTTTCCTCCCTCAAGCATGCTGTTAAATACCCAAATTCTGCACAGACATTCCTCTAATCTTTCTACACACTTAGCTGCGCTTCCAACTCCAACTGACAGCAAGCATCaatacctttctttttctttttcccagctttgaGTTTTTTGCGACTGCGGCTACTACGGCTTGTAGACCCATCTGAAACAGAGTAGCTGTTGATGCTGGCATCATCAAAGTCTGACTCCACATCCAGATCATCATCTTCACTCTGaggtagattaaaaaaaagctatgctACTGAGGCACCCATGCTGAGGGCTGCAATCAGACATACATCCTAGCATTTCTAGCACATCATCACCTCCTCCTCAGAAGGTCAAGGAAGGAGCATCACTTACTGATGATCTTTTACGCTTGGAACCAAATCCTCCCAGTTTGATTTTCAAAGGTGCCACCTTCTTTGTTTTAGGT encodes:
- the CHD4 gene encoding chromodomain-helicase-DNA-binding protein 4 isoform X6 gives rise to the protein MASGIGSPSPCSGGSDDDEMEILLNNAIPQHPEPEEEPEEELLSEAETPKIKKKKKPKKLKEPKVPKLSKRQKKELGDSSGEGNEFVEEEEEVLRSDSEGSDYTPGKKKKKKLGPKKEKKNKAKRKEEEEEEEEDDDSKEPKSSAQLLEDWGMEDIDHIFTEEDYRTLTNYKAFSQFVRPLIAAKNPKIAVSKMMMVLGAKWREFSTNNPFKGSSGASVAAAAAAAVAVVESMVTNVDAVLPQPPVDVPLRKAKTKEGKGPNARRKPKASPRIPDIKKPKTKKVAPLKIKLGGFGSKRKRSSSEDDDLDVESDFDDASINSYSVSDGSTSRSSRSRKKLKAGKKKKKGEEDSTVAVDGYETDHQDYCEVCQQGGEIILCDTCPRAYHMVCLDPDMEKAPEGKWSCPHCEKEGIQWEAKEDNSEGEEILEDVVGDAEEEDDHHMEFCRVCKDGGELLCCDACPSSYHIHCLNPPLPEIPNGEWLCPRCTCPALKGKVQKILIWKWGQPPVGPPPPRPPDADPNAPPPKPLEGRPERQFFVKWQGMSYWHCSWVSELQLELHCQVMFRNYQRKNDMDEPPSGDFGGEEEKSRKRKNKDPKYAEMEERFYRYGIKPEWMMIHRILNHSVDKKGNVHYLIKWRDLPYDQASWESEDVDIQDYDLYKQAYWNHRELMRGEEGRPGKKLKKVKMRKLERPPETPTVDPTVKYDRQPEYLDVTGGTLHPYQLEGLNWLRFSWAQGTDTILADEMGLGKTVQTAVFLYSLYKEGHSKGPFLVSAPLSTIINWEREFEMWAPDMYVVTYVGDKDSRAIIRENEFTFEDNAIRGGKKASRMKKEAAVKFHVLLTSYELITIDMAILGSIDWACLIVDEAHRLKNNQSKFFRVLNGYSLQHKLLLTGTPLQNNLEELFHLLNFLTPERFHNLEGFLEEFADIAKEDQIKKLHDMLGPHMLRRLKADVFKNMPSKTELIVRVELSPMQKKYYKYILTRNFEALNARGGGNQVSLLNVVMDLKKCCNHPYLFPVAAMEAPKMPNGMYDGSALIRASGKLLLLQKMLKNLKEGGHRVLIFSQMTKMLDLLEDFLEHEGYKYERIDGGITGNMRQEAIDRFNAPGAQQFCFLLSTRAGGLGINLATADTVIIYDSDWNPHNDIQAFSRAHRIGQNKKVMIYRFVTRASVEERITQVAKKKMMLTHLVVRPGLGSKTGSMSKQELDDILKFGTEELFKDEATEGGDNKEGEDSSVIHYDDKAIERLLDRNQDETEDTELQGMNEYLSSFKVAQYVVREEEMGEEEEVEREIIKQEESVDPDYWEKLLRHHYEQQQEDLARNLGKGKRIRKQVNYNDGSQEDRDWQDDQSDNQSDYSVASEEGDEDFDERSEAAFLSSAARRPSRKGLRNDKDKPLPPLLARVGGNIEVLGFNARQRKAFLNAIMRYGMPPQDAFTTQWLVRDLRGKSEKEFKAYVSLFMRHLCEPGADGAETFADGVPREGLSRQHVLTRIGVMSLIRKKVQEFEHVNGRWSMPELAEIEENKKLSQPSSPSPKTPTPSTPGDTQPNTPAPVPPPEEGIKVEEGASAKEQGESSEPEKELSAAATETEVPMEQCAQPVETPPQEAKSPVNPTEADEKKVEEPEMKERPDEPMEVESKADVEKVEDRAPIENPPEPPIITLDEKDEKKDDDKRDVVMLQNGEMLKESVDERHKKAVKQRFMFNIADGGFTELHSLWQNEERAATVTKKTYEIWHRRHDYWLLAGIINHGYARWQDIQNDPRYAILNEPFKGEMNRGNFLEIKNKFLARRFKLLEQALVIEEQLRRAAYLNMSEDPSHPSMALNTRFAEVECLAESHQHLSKESMAGNKPANAVLHKVLKQLEELLSDMKADVTRLPATIARIPPVAVRLQMSERNILSRLANRSSEPPPPPPPQQVAQQQ